A region of Oncorhynchus keta strain PuntledgeMale-10-30-2019 unplaced genomic scaffold, Oket_V2 Un_contig_26588_pilon_pilon, whole genome shotgun sequence DNA encodes the following proteins:
- the LOC118394881 gene encoding spermatogenesis-associated protein 2-like, translating into MDAKLQEDLFRRYVACLERRLEDRGGNAGPGKGTSQWGSEALLSTATALLGAYQPDPGQRFRMVRFYEVVENAMRCLRGCSLRGLERAFLTLETVCTNLLLFPWKKEFRCIKTFTGPYVYHLQAVLCDADLRSLLRSMGYSHEHELQFHVRDHPGGPAHLRQLAFELFLAQAECRLLGEVVALARGSASELEALEQRRGCRDDAAGCAEVLRRRDSLGADMARLSVRPVDIGHPHHLRRGGRPSKSVDVTDGAGHWHTASKPVLKASLSLRKEPLFVDAEEDMKDEIIRPSTSISMFSVAAPPSYSPLADFFPIQSPPSVDAYSSYHLSSLDEIDLYTERGGPGVGGRQTPSRPSSREPWDARDGWAFKAHGGLSSLGVKCQGCGLGCSSLASCPRCDMILCPACRDIDPSPCCGLQEYPTPKSPRPMDGYLPVKEKLSVYSNTHSPHPHMHPHPLTLTQQHPHPQMVEKPLMATKLFPSKSVANADRASLGGSRCGFCNKPGASHTCVNCSKVSCDSCMSLYGKDLCTRKNPQHSFVPNHQLNFKSGTISHLVYR; encoded by the exons ATGGATGCTAAACTGCAAGAGGACCTGTTCCGGAGGTACGTGGCATGCCTGGAGAGGCGgctggaggacagaggggggaATGCGGGCCCTGGGAAAGGCACATCACAGTGGGGCAGCGAGGCCCTACTCTCCACGGCCACAGCCCTGCTGGGGGCCTACCAGCCAGACCCGGGCCAGAGGTTCCGCATGGTGCGCTTCTATGAGGTGGTGGAGAATGCCATGCGCTGCCTGAGAGGTTGCAGTCTGCGTGGCCTGGAGAGAGCCTTCCTCACCCTGGAGACGGTCTGCACCAACCTGCTGCTCTTCCCCTGGAAGAAAGAATTCCGCTGCATCAAG ACTTTCACAGGCCCGTATGTCTACCACCTTCAGGCTGTCTTGTGTGACGCCGATCTCCGTTCCCTCCTGCGTTCCATGGGCTACTCCCATGAACACGAGCTCCAGTTCCATGTCCGGGACCACCCTGGTGGCCCGGCCCACCTCCGGCAGCTAGCCTTCGAGCTCTTCCTGGCCCAGGCAGAGTGTCGTCTCCTTGGGGAGGTGGTGGCTCTGGCCCGGGGCTCAGCCTCTGAGCTGGAGGCCCTGGAGCAACGGAGGGGCTGTCGGGACGACGCAGCCGGCTGTGCCGAGGTCCTTCGGCGGCGGGACAGCCTCGGGGCTGACATGGCCCGGCTCTCTGTGCGACCAGTGGACATAGGTCACCCTCACCatctgaggagagggggaaggcCGTCCAAGTCAGTGGATGTGACTGATGGAGCTGGGCATTGGCACACAGCCAGTAAGCCTGTCCTGAAAGCCTCTCTGAGCCTTAGGAAGGAACCTCTGTTTGTGGATGCAGAGGAGGACATGAAGGATGAGATCATCAGGCCCAGCACCTCCATATCCATGTTTTCTGTGGCTGCCCCGCCTTCTTACAGCCCCTTGGCTGACTTCTTCCCTATCCAATCACCGCCCTCTGTTGATGCCTACTCCTCCTACCACCTCTCCTCATTGGATGAGATTGATCTGTACACAGAGAGGGGTGGGCCTGGGGTTGGAGGTCGACAGACGCCTTCCAGACCTTCATCCAGGGAACCCTGGGATGCCAGGGATGGCTGGGCGTTCAAAGCCCATGGCGGACTCTCTTCTCTGGGGGTGAAGTGTCAGGGTTGTGGCCTGGGCTGCTCCAGCCTGGCCTCCTGCCCTAGGTGTGACATGATCCTGTGCCCGGCCTGTCGCGACATCGACCCCTCCCCCTGTTGTGGCCTGCAGGAGTACCCAACCCCCAAATCACCCCGCCCCATGGATGGCTACCTCCCCGTCAAGGAGAAGCTGTCAGTATACTCCAACACCCACTCTCCCCACCCCCATATGCACCCTCAtcccctaaccctcacccaaCAGCACCCCCACCCCCAGATGGTAGAGAAACCCCTTATGGCCACCAAGCTGTTTCCCAGCAAGTCGGTAGCCAATGCTGACCGAGCAAGTCTGGGGGGGTCGCGGTGCGGGTTCTGTAACAAGCCGGGGGCGTCTCACACCTGTGTGAACTGCTCCAAGGTATCGTGTGACTCGTGCATGAGCCTGTACGGCAAAGACTTGTGCACACGTAAAAACCCCCAGCACAGCTTTGTCCCCAACCATCAGCTCAACTTTAAGTCTGGAACCATATCACACCTGGTGTACCGATGA